AGGTCGGAGTAAATCGCCTCACGACCGTAGCGTTGCGGACTTGTCACCTGCAATCCTGTTTTAAACTGATGCAGCGTTTGTGCGTCTGATTGTGCTATTGGCGCGGTGGCCAGCAGCAGCAATGCCCATCTGATTTTTTTCATACCCTTCATAAAGCTTAATGGACGCGCCTAAGAGAACGCCCGGATCTTTTTATGATTCAACTTATATTCCTTTACCTTATTTTCCATCACCAATGCTACCGCTCCTATCAACTCCGCCTGGTAACCCAGCGTTGATATGGCCAGTTGCGTATTGGCTGCCAGCCGCGGAATGCTGTGCTCATTGAGCGCCTGCTGTACGGGCGCTTCCCACACCTTGCCGGCCGCCGTTCCGCGACCGCTCAAAACTACCGACTGCGGATTCATCAAATGAATAAGGATCGCGACAGCCTTGCCGATATCGTAACCGGTCTTCGAAAGCAATTCCACTACGAAACGATCTCCCCGGTGTGCTGCTTTTACGATCGACTCCCAGTCTTCCTGTGCATGACCGGCGGGGAAGCCGTCGCCGAGGGCGGACAGCCTGCCGGAGCGCAGACCATTGGCGGCCTTTTCTATGACGACTTGCAGGGAGGCTTCGGTTTCCAGGCAGCCGCTTTTGCCGCAGCTGCATAATTTGTTGTTGTTAAAAATCGGGATGTGACTAAACTCGCCCGCAAAACCGTCATGGCCGCGAAATAGTTCGCCATTCAGGATCATGCCCAAACCAATGCCCCAGCCGATATTGATGACCGTCACATTTTTCTTATCGCGGGCGGCACCAAAGCGGAACTCCGCCAGTGCAATCAGGCTGGAGTCGTTATCGATATAAACGGGTAAGCCCAGGGCATCCGTCAGGTATTCTGTAATAGTTTGATTGCCGTTAAAAGAGATCGAATAATTGATGCCATTTTCAAAGTCCACGAAGCCGGGCATCCCGATACCTACGCCTACAATCTTTTCACTGGGAACGTCGGCGGCGATGATCACTTCCCGTATGCGTTCCATCAATTGAGCGATGGCGCCCGGGTTATGATTCAGCGGAAGCTCAAATTCCGTTACTGGTGTTACAGGGCGGTTTTCCATATCGAGCAGCGCAATGCGCGTAAATACCTGGTCCATTGCTACAGACACGACGAACATAGCATCCGGCCGCATCGCGTAAATAACAGGCCGCCTGCCACCACTGGAGGGTGCATAGCCCGATTCTACGATAGAGCCTTCGTCCAGCAAATCCTCTATCACTTTCATGACATGCGGTATGCTTTTGCCCATTCGCTCGCTCAGGTCAGTTGATGACAACTTACCTGAAAAATAAAATTCCCTCAGGGCTAAGGCCCGGTAAAAATGTTTATTGACCATATGCTCCCGGTGCTATTCTTTTTACAAAAACGTCACTCTAATACCATCTGCTCGTCGCCGGGCTGGTATTGAGCGTAAATCAGTAACAGCGTAAACATTTCATCATCCGATTTCATGTTTCCACTTGAAAAAACATACTTCGGCGGTTTATTGGGGTTCACCGGATTTGCCGCTGTATTATCGTAGGTGCCTTTCATATGAATAATGGATCCTTGCGGTATCTTCACCGGCTTTTTAAACCGGTATAACTCCTGCCAGCGAAAGTCCCATTCAGGGATGTGCACCAGCCGTATCGTATCTTTTGCAGGTGTAACCACAAAAGCTTCGAACGATTTCCCCAACAGGTGCATGTGCGGCCATACATACAACAGTGACTGTTCCTCCGGCGTACGCATCTTCAGTTCATAACTGCTTACCGTATTAGGCCTGATCACCAGCGCCGGCGTAATATCCCGCTCTCCCACTCCGCCGGAACCCACACTGATAATTCGTACCGGGCGTTTTACCGGTCCATCTTTAAAGTAGACATTGACGCCCACTACCGACTCTTCATCCGCCGCTATGGCAGCGTAGTGCGCCGTAAAGATCACCACGCCGCGGGCAGGCAGTGCCCATCCGAAATCGCCGGGATAATACTCTGTCGATGATCCTGGTATCCAGCCGGTGTAGTACACCATTTCCTTTTTAAAAGGCTGAAATGCCAGCACATTCGCCTCACGGTCCATCGTATTGATCGTGCTTACCCCTGCGTTTATATCGATTGCTTTATCGGCCACGCGATAAAAACCGTAGTTGATATGATGAATGATTTTACGATTGTTTGTTACCAGCTCTACGGCCTCCACCGTTTTATCGGCAGGCAATTCGAACGGTACTTTAAACTCCACGAACCTTTCGAGGTTATCGCCCTTCACGAGGAATTTGGTTTTCGTTTGCAGCACCAGGTCTGGCTTACGATTCGTCGCAGCAGCAGTAGCCTCCACGTCCACCGGTTTACCTTTTGGGCCTTTTGCTTTGATCCAGGCCAGTATTTTCGTGCGCTCTTCAGTCGTTAGTCCGCGCTCGTTCGCGAAGTGCCGGTACGCCGTGTCGGCGCGCCACGGTGGCATGTAGCCGCTGGTAATTACCTCTTCTATAAATGAAAGGCGTTTGGCGTAGTCTTCGTACTTCAATAATGGAAAAGGGCCTGCATCGCCCGGGCGGTGGCAACTACCACATTTCCGGACCAAAATAGGCGCTACGTCTGAAAAAGTTTGCGCTTGTGAAGCAGAAAAAGAAAACAGGAATAATAAGATGAGTAAACGCTTGGGCATACCGTTAATTATTGGCTGATAAAACAACCCACCGCTGACGTAGCTGCCGGGCTGATTGCTTTATGCTGTAAAAAATGATCGATCGCGTCGCGAAGATAATGATGTTCGGCCTTTATCTTCTTTTTGCCCAGGCTGATAGCCCAGTCGTCGATTGCGCCCTTGTAGCGTAATACGCCCTGATCGTCGTAGAGAAAAACTTCCGGAGTGATGGAGGCGCCGCTGAAATTTACCAGCGTTAATTTTTTATCCTGCACCAGGTCAAAATCTATTTTGTATTTATCTCTGAAAGCTTTGATCTCTTCTTCATTGTTACTGTTGCCTGGAAACACTCCTACCACCTGCAGGTCATTTTTCCAGGATTGTTGAATTTCTTTCAGGACAATGGAGTAGTTGCGGCTAAGCGGGCAGTCCGGGGAAAGAAATACAATAGCAGTAAGCTTTTTGGCAAAGCCGGGTAAGGTCAGGGGTTTTCCTTCCAATGTTTTTAGCCTGATGCTTTCGTTAGATTTAGATTTTGGCTGCTGTGCACTTGCTGATAAAAAAAAGAGGCAGCCTGCGATCAAAATGATTAGTCTCATACGGCGGTGCTCATTTTTTTGATACAGGTAAATTCAAACCGGCCTTTCACCGGTCTGAATTTACTGTAAATATTGCTTAACGGAGTACTATTTCTTATCCCACCAAACGCGGCCTGTGATGTCGGTAAGATCGCCCAGTTCGGGATCTTTCTGCATTTCTTCGATCGCCGCCTTGCGGTTTTCGTAGTTCAGGTCGGTGATCGGCGGCATGAACAGTGACCAGCGGCGCGGCATTACCTGCTCAACGCCGTTGTTCATGATACGTTCTGCCTGGAACACAACGCCGGTCGGGCTTGGGTAACCAGTTCTCCTGATATTTGCCCACAATTCGCTTGGGTTTTTCCAGTGGTGAAAGAACTGCTGGATGGCGATTTGTTCAACACCTTTTGCTGGATTGTACACGATATCCGGGTGATTTTTATAGGCGGTTACTTCCGCTGTACTCAGCGCTACGTATTCAGCTACGTTCGCGTCCTTACCCCACTGGTCATAATCTGCGCAGGAAGCATCAATACCTTTGTAATACCATTCAGCCGCATTTTCAGCAGTAATACCTCTTGCTGCCAGTTCTGCACGCATGAAGCATACCTCAGCGTAGGTGATTACAGGATAGTTGAGGAAACCAAGGCCGACGGCGCGGTTAAACAGTGCCTGTTGCATGTAAGATACGTAGGCAGTAGTACCGGTGATGTAGTTGAAATAGAACCTTGTAGCCGGGTTGTTCTGAGCATCCGGGCTGGTCGGACGACCACGGTAGGTTTGATAAACCTCTGAAGCGGCGATCGTACCGTTTGCTTTAAATGTGTTGAATTGCGCTTCGGTAAGTGCCACTTTCTGGTACATGATACGCATACGCGGATCGGTAGTTTTGTACTGGAAGTCGATAGACGCTTTCTGACCGGAAAGTGCCGCGGCCAGGTTATAGTTACCACCATTACCTACGTTCTCGCCACCTTTAAATACCCAGTTGGAAGCCCTGCTGTTGATAGGACCCACGGCATCTGTCAGCACGCTGTTGATGATCGCTGCGGCTGCCTGTGGTTTTCTTTTCAACATACGCATAGCGATACGCAACCTCAGCGAGTTAGCCGCCTGCGCCCAGTTGAGCGACTCGTTACCTGTACCACGGAAGTACAGATCATACGTACCGAGCTTTTTCTGTTCCACAGATGGTGGTGCGCTTAAAACTGCCACGGCAGCCTTCAGCTCGTTTTCCAGTGTATCATAGAGCGCTTCCTGTGTATCAAATTTAGGCTTTAGCAGCGGGGGATCGGTGTAGCGGGCACGCATACCTTGTGTATAAGCAACACTTCCTATCGCATCAGAGAGGTTGAACGCGCCATACGCCATTGGAACGTAGGAAATCGCACGCATGTGTAAGTGCTTCGCTCTCTCACCTGCCGGCATTTTATCAATTACCTCACGCAGCCCCAACATTGCACCACCCGCACCTGTTGTTTCGCGGAAGTACAAGTTATCGTAGCGATACGGATAGCTGGAAGCTGTAGTAGGTGTTCTGAAACGGGTAATAATACCGCTGTTACCGCCCAATGGCACCCATGCACCTATCCAATATTCGATGTTACGGTTAAAATCGTAGTACGCTTCAAAGTCGTTCGTATGCAATGCAAGCGGCGCATTCGGGAACAACATTTCGGGCAGTACAACAGTCACGCCCACCTGCGATGGGTCTGTGTTCAACTCTGCATACCTGTCGCGGCTACATCCCATAGCCAGCAAAACTGCCGCAAAGCTTACATTTATGAATATTTTCTTCATGTTATTTTCGATTATCCTGGTTGTTAAAATTTAGTTCAAACACTTCTTAGAACGTAGCATTCAGCGAGAAACCGAACTGCCTGAAGTAAGGCGTACCACCTCTTTCCATGAAAGCACCACTGCTCGTAGAGCTCAGGTTATCAGGGTTTACGTCATCCGGAGCGCTGTTGTACAGGAAGCCAAGGTTACGGCCGATGATGGTAGCCCTTAAACCGTTCAGTTTAAGTTTGTTCACCAGATCCAGTGGCATGTCGTAGCTGAGTGACACTTCACGCAAGGACACCCAGGAAGATTCGAACATAGATGCCTGGCGGATACCGTTACCCCAACCGTAAGTCAGGTTGTAGTAGTCAGCAGCAGGTGTTGGTTTCAGGTAACCAGCATCGTAAGCCTGCTGAGCAGTCATACCGCTAAGATCGTGTGCCTGGCCATCTGCGCTGGCGCTTGCAGGCAGGTTGGTACCAGGACCGAATACCCCATTAGGAATGATACCGTCATTACGTTGACCAGGCTGTCCCGCAGAGGTGCTCGTATAAGGCAAGCCACCCAGTTCGGCGTTACGACCATACAACGTGTGGGCGATTACACCATATTGGGAGCCATAACCATAAGTGTTTGAATATACATCACCGCCAATCTTAGCGTCCAGGAAGGCGCTCAGCGAGAAACGTTTGTAGTTGAAGGTATTACGCAAGCTACCCAGGAACTTAGGCAGTGTAGAGCCCATCACCGGATCGCTTTCTTTGCCAACGGTAGGATTGTAGCTTTGTGCACGGCGATAGAATACTACAGGATCGCCGAAGTAAGTACCGGAACCGTTGGTAGAGAGGCTCAGCAAAGGCAGGCCATTCAGGTTGCTCTTTACAGGATTACCGCTGCCATCAGTCGCCTGGTAGTAAGCATAACCGTAACCACCTCGGATAGCGCCATAATCACCACCCGCTTCTGCTACAGAGTAAATACCGTCACCACCGTCGAGCATCTGGTACTTAGCACCCAACGCGAGGCTCATGATCTTGTTGCGGTTGCGGGTATAGTTCACGAGCACGTCCCATGAGAAATCTTTCGTTTTCACCGGTGTACCGAACAATTGCAGTTCAATACCCACGTTCCTTACTTTACCACCGTTGGTCAGTGCAGACCTCACACCGGAAGTAGGCTCTACGTTGAAGTCCTGGATCTGGTTTTTAGAGTCCTGGGTATAGAAGGTGAAGTCACCG
This genomic interval from Chitinophaga horti contains the following:
- a CDS encoding ROK family protein is translated as MKVIEDLLDEGSIVESGYAPSSGGRRPVIYAMRPDAMFVVSVAMDQVFTRIALLDMENRPVTPVTEFELPLNHNPGAIAQLMERIREVIIAADVPSEKIVGVGIGMPGFVDFENGINYSISFNGNQTITEYLTDALGLPVYIDNDSSLIALAEFRFGAARDKKNVTVINIGWGIGLGMILNGELFRGHDGFAGEFSHIPIFNNNKLCSCGKSGCLETEASLQVVIEKAANGLRSGRLSALGDGFPAGHAQEDWESIVKAAHRGDRFVVELLSKTGYDIGKAVAILIHLMNPQSVVLSGRGTAAGKVWEAPVQQALNEHSIPRLAANTQLAISTLGYQAELIGAVALVMENKVKEYKLNHKKIRAFS
- a CDS encoding c-type cytochrome is translated as MPKRLLILLFLFSFSASQAQTFSDVAPILVRKCGSCHRPGDAGPFPLLKYEDYAKRLSFIEEVITSGYMPPWRADTAYRHFANERGLTTEERTKILAWIKAKGPKGKPVDVEATAAATNRKPDLVLQTKTKFLVKGDNLERFVEFKVPFELPADKTVEAVELVTNNRKIIHHINYGFYRVADKAIDINAGVSTINTMDREANVLAFQPFKKEMVYYTGWIPGSSTEYYPGDFGWALPARGVVIFTAHYAAIAADEESVVGVNVYFKDGPVKRPVRIISVGSGGVGERDITPALVIRPNTVSSYELKMRTPEEQSLLYVWPHMHLLGKSFEAFVVTPAKDTIRLVHIPEWDFRWQELYRFKKPVKIPQGSIIHMKGTYDNTAANPVNPNKPPKYVFSSGNMKSDDEMFTLLLIYAQYQPGDEQMVLE
- a CDS encoding redoxin domain-containing protein, with amino-acid sequence MRLIILIAGCLFFLSASAQQPKSKSNESIRLKTLEGKPLTLPGFAKKLTAIVFLSPDCPLSRNYSIVLKEIQQSWKNDLQVVGVFPGNSNNEEEIKAFRDKYKIDFDLVQDKKLTLVNFSGASITPEVFLYDDQGVLRYKGAIDDWAISLGKKKIKAEHHYLRDAIDHFLQHKAISPAATSAVGCFISQ
- a CDS encoding SusD/RagB family nutrient-binding outer membrane lipoprotein encodes the protein MKKIFINVSFAAVLLAMGCSRDRYAELNTDPSQVGVTVVLPEMLFPNAPLALHTNDFEAYYDFNRNIEYWIGAWVPLGGNSGIITRFRTPTTASSYPYRYDNLYFRETTGAGGAMLGLREVIDKMPAGERAKHLHMRAISYVPMAYGAFNLSDAIGSVAYTQGMRARYTDPPLLKPKFDTQEALYDTLENELKAAVAVLSAPPSVEQKKLGTYDLYFRGTGNESLNWAQAANSLRLRIAMRMLKRKPQAAAAIINSVLTDAVGPINSRASNWVFKGGENVGNGGNYNLAAALSGQKASIDFQYKTTDPRMRIMYQKVALTEAQFNTFKANGTIAASEVYQTYRGRPTSPDAQNNPATRFYFNYITGTTAYVSYMQQALFNRAVGLGFLNYPVITYAEVCFMRAELAARGITAENAAEWYYKGIDASCADYDQWGKDANVAEYVALSTAEVTAYKNHPDIVYNPAKGVEQIAIQQFFHHWKNPSELWANIRRTGYPSPTGVVFQAERIMNNGVEQVMPRRWSLFMPPITDLNYENRKAAIEEMQKDPELGDLTDITGRVWWDKK